In one window of Paraflavitalea soli DNA:
- a CDS encoding alpha/beta hydrolase → MKYLIPFLMVLVFTNVQAQYPGVNIPGSEVRKITSKIVAGQEYELHIMLPAGYKAGDKKYPVVYLMDSQWDFPLVTGLYGEYYYDGFIPELIIVGVTWSGEKANYDSLRLRDYSPTKVAAMPGSGGADQFLAFMKQELFPFIESNYKADGENRTLMGCSGGAVFTLYTLFTQPELFTGYAAATPYIPWDNEVLYKYEQEFAKRRLGNPVRVYMTMGDVETTRPVYEKFAAHMAARHYPSVRLHSKILENTGHGGTKHETYARGLQYVFERPQLNLAASVLNSYAGNYQLPDGRTMQLKNEHGQLALYFGSNRMFTLYAASETDLYATAQFVNIHFEHASGKPSGCWLETYGNKQFAKKIN, encoded by the coding sequence ATGAAATACCTTATCCCTTTTTTAATGGTGCTTGTATTTACAAACGTACAGGCACAGTACCCTGGAGTGAACATTCCGGGTTCTGAAGTAAGGAAGATCACTTCAAAGATAGTAGCAGGACAGGAATATGAACTGCACATCATGCTGCCTGCCGGTTACAAGGCTGGCGACAAGAAATATCCTGTTGTATACCTGATGGATTCGCAATGGGATTTCCCGCTGGTTACTGGTTTATACGGCGAGTATTACTATGATGGATTTATTCCTGAACTGATCATTGTAGGGGTGACCTGGAGCGGCGAAAAGGCCAATTACGACAGCCTTCGCCTAAGAGACTATTCTCCCACTAAAGTTGCCGCCATGCCGGGAAGCGGCGGAGCGGATCAGTTCCTGGCATTTATGAAGCAGGAATTGTTTCCTTTCATCGAGTCTAACTATAAGGCGGATGGTGAGAACAGGACACTGATGGGCTGTTCGGGTGGCGCGGTGTTTACCTTGTACACCTTGTTCACCCAGCCCGAGCTGTTCACCGGTTATGCAGCGGCCACTCCCTATATTCCATGGGATAATGAAGTATTGTATAAGTATGAGCAGGAATTTGCCAAAAGGCGGTTGGGCAACCCGGTACGTGTGTATATGACAATGGGCGATGTGGAAACAACCCGCCCTGTCTATGAAAAATTTGCCGCCCATATGGCGGCGCGCCACTATCCATCCGTTCGCCTGCATTCAAAGATACTGGAGAATACAGGTCATGGAGGCACCAAGCATGAAACCTATGCCCGTGGACTACAATATGTTTTCGAAAGACCTCAATTGAACCTGGCGGCCAGTGTATTGAACAGTTATGCCGGTAATTATCAATTACCAGACGGCCGGACCATGCAGCTCAAAAATGAGCATGGGCAATTGGCGCTCTATTTCGGCAGCAACCGGATGTTTACTTTGTATGCAGCCAGTGAAACGGATCTTTACGCCACCGCGCAATTTGTAAATATCCATTTTGAGCATGCGTCTGGTAAGCCGTCAGGTTGTTGGTTGGAGACGTACGGCAATAAGCAATTCGCTAAGAAAATAAACTAG
- a CDS encoding DUF4932 domain-containing protein has protein sequence MRFILIPLLTVILLASCATTTRNWKSNDQPGQFAASFGLFSGKEKHTVNLTKDDILFIKYTLIATSGEITLSVSNKGGVVWQKKVTGTSDTSEHHLVAPSTGQYTITVNGQKATGGFEVKYKAVPPKTVQVKTHRNIELYGLMMVLDDGPYVLTQKDTMDYSGRRAVMAQWYSMVPRNYERYKAFDTCRIMSIYKKMETAGNGYDFFTGFLLQVGEVPFARISATTDLQQIARFSPKGDTAEARQKATAFLDALNDFSRLIDLDAHLAQYKPYYELAIASVAKNVPRGDFLPVMEQYYRKQFSEYNLVPSLNLFTAMGFGTMNRSTRTIYNTFGSFTFQSFDSKHPDMGFDDPVQIRALAAHEFGHSFTNPAIDSLPPSLIKETAYLYEPIKEEMKKHGYTIWLQSLYEHLVRAGEVIVAEKIGDSTRAVSMLQSNIKSGFIYLPFMVQELKKWDKSNSSVDFNNEVLQMIVKLKEAYKPAKMN, from the coding sequence ATGCGTTTTATCCTTATCCCCCTGCTGACAGTAATACTGCTGGCCTCCTGTGCTACTACCACCCGGAATTGGAAAAGCAACGACCAGCCTGGTCAATTCGCCGCTTCTTTTGGCTTGTTCAGCGGAAAAGAAAAGCACACCGTCAACTTAACCAAAGACGATATCTTATTCATAAAATATACCCTGATCGCCACCAGCGGAGAGATAACCTTGTCTGTCTCCAATAAGGGTGGGGTAGTATGGCAAAAGAAAGTAACCGGAACGAGCGATACTTCAGAACATCATCTGGTAGCACCTTCCACCGGTCAATACACCATTACCGTCAATGGCCAAAAAGCCACCGGTGGTTTTGAGGTAAAGTACAAAGCAGTGCCGCCGAAAACCGTGCAGGTAAAGACCCACCGCAATATTGAATTATACGGATTGATGATGGTGCTGGACGATGGTCCCTATGTATTAACGCAAAAAGATACGATGGACTATAGCGGCCGAAGGGCCGTTATGGCACAATGGTATTCCATGGTGCCCAGAAATTATGAAAGGTACAAGGCTTTCGATACCTGCCGCATCATGAGTATCTACAAGAAAATGGAAACGGCCGGCAATGGCTACGATTTCTTTACCGGCTTTTTATTGCAGGTAGGCGAAGTACCCTTTGCCCGGATCAGTGCCACTACCGACCTGCAGCAGATCGCTCGTTTTTCACCGAAAGGAGATACTGCTGAAGCCAGGCAAAAAGCAACTGCTTTCCTCGATGCTTTAAACGACTTCTCCCGGTTGATAGACCTGGATGCCCATTTGGCCCAATACAAACCCTATTACGAACTTGCGATCGCTTCAGTGGCGAAAAATGTTCCCCGCGGAGATTTCCTGCCGGTCATGGAGCAGTACTACCGCAAGCAGTTCAGCGAGTATAACTTAGTTCCGAGTCTCAATCTCTTTACGGCCATGGGATTTGGTACGATGAACCGGTCCACCCGGACAATTTATAATACGTTTGGGTCTTTTACCTTCCAGTCATTCGACAGCAAGCATCCCGATATGGGCTTTGATGATCCTGTGCAGATCAGGGCACTGGCGGCACATGAATTCGGGCACTCTTTTACTAACCCTGCTATTGACAGTCTTCCTCCCTCGCTTATTAAAGAAACCGCTTACCTGTATGAGCCCATTAAAGAGGAAATGAAAAAGCATGGGTATACCATCTGGCTACAGAGCCTGTATGAGCACCTGGTAAGGGCAGGGGAGGTGATCGTAGCCGAAAAGATAGGCGACAGTACAAGGGCCGTCAGCATGTTACAGAGCAACATCAAAAGCGGTTTTATTTACCTGCCCTTCATGGTGCAGGAATTAAAGAAATGGGACAAGAGCAATTCCTCTGTCGATTTCAATAACGAAGTGTTACAGATGATCGTGAAGTTGAAGGAGGCCTACAAACCTGCTAAGATGAATTAA